In Panacibacter microcysteis, the genomic stretch AGCGCAGGTAGATAAGTACATTCATACCTGTTCGCTGGTTACAACTTTCGAGCCTTACATAGAACTGGCTGAAATGCTTAACAGGCTTACACCCGGTGATTTTCCTAAAAAAACATTGTTGTGCAATACCGGTACCGAAGCAGTGGAGAATGCAGTAATGCTGGCAAAATATTATACCAAAAGGCCTGCTGTTATCTGCTTCGAAGGTGCTTACCATGGCAGGAGCATGCTTACCTTATCATTAACGAGTAAATACAGTTTATTCAAGAAAGGCTTTGGTTCTTTCGCCAGTGATGTTTACCGTCTTCCTGTGCCCAATCTTTACCGCACACCCGCCGGTATGTCGGAGCAGGAATACCTTTCCTGGTGCATCAACAACCTCGAGCATGCTTTCATTGCACAGGTAGAGCCGGAATCAGTAGCCGCAATTATTATAGAGCCGGTGCTCGGCGAAGGCGGCTTTATACAAATGCCTGCGCCGTTTATGCGTAAGATCCGTGAGTTGTGCGATAAGTATGGCATAGTAATGATTGCCGATGAAATACAAAGTGGCAGCGGCCGCACCGGCCAGTTGTTTGCCATAGAACATACCGGCGTGGTGCCCGATGTAATAACAGTGGCAAAATCGCTTGGTGCAGGCATGCCCATAAGCGCCGTTGTAGGTAAGGCAGCCATTATGGACTGCACACACCTGGGTGGTGTAGGTGGTACGTATGGCGGTAGCCCGGTAGCAGCAGCGGCAGCCATCGAAGCGTTGAAAATATTAAGTTCGCAGGAGTTTCTCGATCGTGCCACACATGTCGGCCATCTTATACAAAATGTTATAGATAGCTGGGTAAGCAAATACGCATACGTTGGTACCACACGTTCTACCGGTGCTATGAGTATTGTGGAATTTGCAAAAGATAAAAACACAAAAGAGCCGGATATGGAGTTGCCGCTCGAAGTGTTGAAAGACGCTGTGGCACACGGTATCATCTTAATACGCGCCGGCCTGTACAGCAATTGTATTCGCCTGTTGCCACCCATTGCAATGACAGACGATCAATTGCTCGAAGGTTTACAGGTATTGGAAGATGCCATACAAAGGGCTCATGAAAAAAGAGGAAAATAAGCAGTTGGTCAGCAGAGGTTTTTCATGGCATCGCCTGTTGTGTCACTCACTTGTGCGTTCCGTTTTTATGGCAACTGTGGCGATCTTTTTTACCTGGAGTGGTTAACAGACCAACCAGCAATGCCAGCACGAATTAAAATATCAAATACCAAATACCCGATCTTTCATGGAAGTAAAAATAGCCGGAACAGCAGCAGACATCAGCAAGTGTTGGGATGTTTTGCTGGTGCTAAGACCACACCTGGAAAAAGAAAAGTTTGTAGATACTGTTCTCGAAATGATGTCAGAAGGTTACCAGCTTGCCTATATTGAAGAAGATGGAAAAGCCGCATCTGCTATCGGTTTTCGTTACCAGCAATTCCTGTACATTGGAAAGCATTTTTATATAGACGACCTCGTCTCTTTGCCTGAAACAAGAGGCAAGGGATATGCGGGCAGACTGCTCGATTATGTGCATGATCTTGCAAGGGAAAAAGGTTATCGGTATGTGGCGCTGGACTCAGGTCATCACCGCTTTAATGCGCATCGTTTATATCTTAACAAGGGTTACAACATTACGGCACACCATTTTGTCAAGCAGTTATAATGGCAGACATTATTGTTTATAATTCAAACATACTTACGCAGGATAAGTTATTGCCGCTGGCACAGGCTTTTGCTGTAGCCGGCGGAAAGTTTATTGCCGTAGGCAATAATGAACCGGTGCTTGCTTTGCAACAACCGCATACAAAGCTGGTGGATGCAGCAAACAGAACCGTGTTGCCCGGTTTTACAGATGCGCATATCCACATCTGGAAAGTCGGCAACCTGAAAACATTTTTGCTGGATGTAAGAGGCGTAACAAGCATTGCAGCATTACAGGACAAGCTTTCGGACTTTATAAAAAATAATCCCGGCAACGGCTGGATACAGGCCAGGGGATTCAATGAAGCGAACATGCAGGAAAAACGTTTGCCTGTAAAAGAAGACCTGGATGCTGTAAGTGAAGACAGGCCTGTATGGCTGATACGCACCTGCGCACACATTGGCATTGCCAATAGTAAAGCAATTGCACTAAGCGGTATAGATGCAACAACACACATACCAGCCGGTGGTGAAATGCGCACCGGCAATGATGGAAAGCCAAACGGTATATTTACCGAAACGGCACTCGGTTTAATAGCCAATAAGATTCCACCTTATACAGCAGATGATTATGCCGTCATGATAAGAGCAGCGGAAAAAGAAATGCTGCAATATGGTATTACCGCCGCAACAGACCCGGCTGTAATGTCCGATCTGCTGGAATGTTACCACACCATGCACAACCATGGTCAACTGAAAATACGCATCAATGCGTTGCCGGTTCGTGTACCTGATGGCAGTGAAACCAGCCTGCCAATACCCGCCCGTTTTCTTTCTGACCAACTGCAGGTGCATACCGTAAAATTTTTTGCAGACGGCGGCCTAAGCGGTATGACCGCCGCAATGACACAACCATACCAAAACAGCACGTCTTACGGGGTGCTTCGCTTAACGCCTGACTTCTTTTACCCGCTTGCCAAAGAAGCGGCAGGAAAGGGTTTTGGTATTGCAACACATGCCATTGGCGACAAAGCAATTGATGTGGTGCTGGAGGTGTATGCACAGATCAGAACCGCATACCCGGAAATACTGTTGCGCATAGAGCACCTGGGCCTGCCATCTGGTGCACAGCTAGCTCTTATGAAGAAGCTTAATGTTCACTGTGTTTCCCAAAGTATTTTCTTAAAAGAACTGGGTAAAAACTTTGCTTTATATCTCGAAGCGGAAAGGCTGAACAGGATATACCCTTACAGGCGTGTTTTGGATGCAGGCATTACGCTTGCGCTTTCCAGCGATGCGCCGGTAGTGAAAGATTTCAATCCCGTTACCGGCATACGCGCAGCATTATGTAGAAAAGATGCGGAGGGAAACACCATTGGCCCCCGGGAAGCCATTACGCAAAATGAAGCACTGTATGCATATACCATGGGTGGCGCCATTGCCAACGGTACTTCGGATTTCAATGGCAGTATCAGCGTTGGAAAAGTTGCTGATTTTATTGTTTTGAACAGATTAATCAGGAGTGACGAAGACTTTGCAACGGAAAATGATCTTCATGTAAGCGCCACTTTTATCAATGGCGTTGAAGTTTTTTCCAGGTAAGCTGGTCGTTGTAGCATTGTGAAGACGGCACCGCAGACCGCAGCCGCCATGAAAAGTTACAGCTGAACGGATTGCGACGCAAGGGACGATGCCATAAAAAACTACTGCCGGTATCATGATATTATTGTGCGGCTTAATGATTTCTGCCGGTCAGCCGACGGATCGTAAAACCGTTTCTTTTGCAAATAAATCAATGCCCCTGGAAACCCTGTGCTTCGCTGCCTGAACCGGCTATCACGTTCCTCAGCTCAGGATGTGCTTTCTTTTCTTTTGTAAGCACCTTGTAGATGATTACAATACTCAGCAACATACAAGACGCACCGATGAGAAAGTGCATGCCCGGGAAATAAAAAGGGGCTTCTTTGGTGGTGAAATAACTGAAGGTCATCGTCATCAGCGGAGGGCCGATGATCGTTGTTAAACTCATTAAACTGGTAAGTGCTCCCTGTAGTTCGCCCTGCTGGTTAGGTGATACATGGCCTGCGATAACAGATTGCAAGGACGGGCCGCAAATACCACCGAGGCAATAGGGAATGAGAAATACAAACATCATCCACGATTGCGATGCGAATGCAAACAATACCAGCCCGATGGTATATAGTGTAAGACCCAGGTAAATGCTTTTTTCGTTGCCAATCTTCGGGTTTACCACGCGTGTAAGACCAGCCTGCACACCGCCTACCAATACACCCACAACGGCCAGTGATATACCAACCATTTTTTCGCTCCAACCAAAACGATAGATGGTAAAAAAGTTCCAGTTGGCCTGTATAGACTGAGCGCCAAGATATATCAGGAAGAAGCCGATGGCAAGGCCGCCGATCTCCGGGTGGCGTGTGAGAAATTTGAGCGAACCAAAGGGGTTGGCACGCTTCCAGTCGAATGATCTGCGGTTCTCCGGGCTCAGTGATTCGGGTAAAAAGAAATAGCCGTAAATACAGTTGAGTAAACACAATGTGGCTGCTGCATAAAACGGTGCACGTATGCCCCAGTTTGCAAGCAGCCCGCCAAGCGCAGGCCCCAGCACAAAACCAAGCCCAAAAGCTGCACCAATTAAACCAAAGTTTTTGGCGCGTTCTGTTTCGTTGGTGCTTACATCTGCTATATACGCTGTTGCAGTAGTAAAACTGGCGCCGGTGATACCAGCGATAATACGCCCAATGAAAAGCCATTCATATGCTGGTGCTATGGCCAGTATAATGTAGTCTATACCAAAACCCAGTAATGAAATGAGTAAAACCGGCCGCCTGCCAAACCTGTCGCTCAGGTTGCCAATTACAGGTGAGAAAAGGAACTGTGTAACTGCAAACGCTGACAACAATGCAGCACCGTAGTTGCTGGCAATATTGACAGGAATATTTTTAAGCTGTGCCACCAGGTCTGCCATTACGGGGATGATAAGCCCCCACCCCATTACATCGATCAGTAACGTGATAAAAATGAAACCAATGGCTGCTTTCTTATTCGTTGTTTGCATACGGCTCGTATAAATTGAAGCAGCAAAAATGCTGTTTATTCCCGTTACAAAAATGTTGCGGGAAAAAAATAATATCAGTCCGGTGGTATAGCCTGGCCTGGCTGCTAAAGGGTTGTGCCTTTAATGAGTATGGCAGCCTTAATGGACTGCTCTTTCAGGTGCAGGAAGTTTTTGCGGGTTTCATCGTGCATGAAACGGGTAAAGTCCTGTTCACTTTCAAAAGATACCAGGTGTATTTCGTATGGTTGCTCCATGCTGTTTTCAATATAGTCTTCCGCACCCGGCCTTACACGAAACAGGAGCCTGCCATTGTAGGTGGCAATCAATGGTATGGCAACCGCTTCAAAACGGTCGAAGACCTCTTGTTGCCCGGGGTGAATATAAATTAACTGTGTTATGTAGATCATGTGGGTGTATTGATCAATTCATGTTCCTGTATTCATTGGGTGTAACGCCTACCTTTTGCCTGAACAGCCTTGTAAAATGCTGCGGGTATTTAAAACCAAGCTCATAAGCCACCTGGCTTACAGACTTGCCTGCATCGAACACCCTTTCTTTTGCAAGATCAATGATGGTATGCTGTATATATTCCTGCGCGGTTTTACCCGTTTCCTTTTTTACAAGGTCGCCAAAATAATTGGGCGACAGATGCAATTCGCCGGCGCAGTATGCCACAGACGGCAGACCCAGTTGCTGCGGCTTGTTGGATGCATAATAATCGCGCAGTAACTGCTCAAAACTTTCCAGCACACCTTTGTTCACGTTGTCGCGGGTAATGAACTGCCGGTCGTAAAAACGCACACAGTACTGCAGCAGTAATTCAATATTGGCAGTTATGAGCGCCCTGCTGTGTTTGTCGATGGCCTGCTCCAGCTCGTAGGCGATCTTTTTTAGACAATCCACTATAATGACCGCCTCTTTGTCTGACAAATGCAAGGCCTCATTCACATGGTAGGAGAAAAAGCTGTAGGCGTGTATGTGTTTGCCCAGCGGAGTATTTACCAGCAGGTCAGGATGAAATATAAGGGCCCAGCCTTTGGTTTCGTACGGTGTTGCTTTTGGTTCTACACCCAAAATCTGCCCGGGTGCCACAAACACCAGCGTGCCCTGCTGGTAATCATAATGGCCGCGGCCATAACGTAACAATCCACATTTAAATTCTTTCAGGTATACCGCATATACCCCAAAGTTGAAGGTGGCTACCGGCATTGGTTTTGCCGCAGACAGGTCAATTACAGAAACGAGCGGGTGTAAGGTTGGTACGCCGCGCATCTCATTGTATTTTGTAACTGTATCAATTTTTACTACTGCCGCCATTGATATTATTGTTTATGTACTAAAGGTAAATATTACTATAGGGCGCACAAACTGGTTTAAATAAAAACAGTAATAATGGTACAATAATCAGTAATCTGTATACCTGCATTGTGCATACGTTGTCACAACTTTGCGCTGATAAAATGATGCATTATGGAAAAAAGAATATTGGGCGCTGGTGGATTGGAAGTATCGGCTCTTGGGCTTGGTTGTATGGGTTTAAGTTTTGGCTATGGGCCGGCAACAGAGAAAAAGGAAGCGATAAAATTGTTACGGGCCGCTTATGATAAGGGTATTACCTTTTTTGATACCGCAGAAGCTTATGGCCCTTATGACAATGAGATGCTACTCGGCGAAGCCTTTGCAGGTAACCGGGATAAGGTAGTGATTGCAACAAAATTTGGTTTTAAAAATGGTAAAACCACAGAGGGCCTGGATAGCCGCCCGGAAAACATCAGGGCCGTGGCAGAAGCTTCACTTAAAAGGCTGCAGACAGATTACATCGACTTGTTTTACCAGCACCGCACAGACCCCAACGTACCTATAGAAGATGTGGCGGGCACCGTACAGGATCTTATCAAAGAAGGTAAAGTAAAACATTTCGGCATGAGTGAGGCGGGTGCTGCAACCATTCGCAAAGCACATGCGGTGCAGCCGGTTGCCGCTTTGCAGAGTGAATACTCTATGTTTTACCGCGAGCCGGAAAAAGAGATCATTCCCCTGCTCGAAGAACTCGGTATTGGTTTTGTGCCATTCAGCCCGCTCGGTAAGGGTTTTCTTACAGGAGCCATCGATGCCAATACACAATTCGACAAGAACGATTTCAGGAACATTGTACCAAGATTTACAGAAGAGAACCGCAAAGCAAACCAGTCTCTGGTAAATCTCCTAAAACAGATTGCCGCAGCACTACAAGCCACACCTGCACAAATAGCGCTGGCATGGCTGCTGGCGCAAAAGCCATGGATCGTTCCTATACCAGGCACAACCAAAATGCACAGGCTCGAAGAAAACATTGGTGCGGCCAGCCTGCAGCCTGGCAGCAGTGATCTTGCCAACATCAACAGTGCGCTCGAAGAAATAAAGATTGTGGGCGAAAGATACCCCGCACATCTTGCAGCCATTACCGGTAAGTAACATATAAAACTACACAGCCTGCAACAACACGTAAGCGTGTGTTGCAGGCTGTTTTTATTGCAGCGTTTGGTAAACCGGTTTGTTGTCAAAATCCGCAAAGCAGCACATTCAGATTAATGTGATTTTGTAAAACCTGGCCGCGTTATAGCCTAACTGTGCAGGTACCTGTTGGGAACGTTAGCAGGAGAATAATCAATTCCATACCTGGCTATTAATAACAGCGACACAATTTCATAGATCTGTTTCTCCGTTCGCTGAAACTGCCGCAGCAAACCCATCATCGCATAGCTCAGTGGGTTTACACCGGGAATAAAAGTTTCCCAGTCGTAGCCTTTACCCCAGGTAAGACCTTTTACTTCTACAGAAAGGTCTGCATTCAGTGCCAGCAGCCACTTCAGCATATCTATACTTTTGTTCGCATCCTGGTTTACGGTGTGGAAAACAGGTGTTTGCCCGCCAAAACCATGTTCATCTAACCCGGCTTTCTCATTGATGTCTGCGCCGTGCCGCAACAATACATTGGCGCATGCCAGGTGGTTGTATTCTGCACAAATGTGTAACAGTGATACTTCATATAGCGGCGTAAAAACGCAGTCGAAAGAATATCTTTTTGTAAGTGCCCGTTTATCCGCTGTTAAAAGAGTGTCCAGCAGGTCAGCATTATCAGACAATACAGCCAGTAAAACCTTGTCTTCTACCTGCACATCAAAGTCAATAAAAACCTGTATACATCTTTTAAACAGTGGCCCGCGGCTGTACATATTGACCAGGCCATAGATCAGCGGTTTACCATTTACCACTGTATCCGGATCTACACCATTTTTGAAACATTCCCTGATGCCGTCGGCGGCATGCAGTTCAAAGTCTGTAAATATTTTTTGCAGGTAATCCATCAGGTAAGGTAGTTAGCATGTGCAGCGAAAAGGATGCTGATTAAATATAGCCAAATATTTCATGGTTTCAATGCTTTGTATGCATACCCGCCGAATGCAAAATCAATTATTATGAACCAGGCTGCAGTAAAAGCATAAGGCTCCTGTTGCGTCGCACACTTGTACGGCAGCAACAATATTCAGCAGGTGCGAAGTTGCAGGCATTTTTTTTCACCTTTATTCAGCTACGGTTTTATACGGTTTAAATCCATGATCTGGTTGACTTTTAGTTTGCCTGGTTCAGGATGAGACACATAACTGCCCGTACTTATTCTGTCTGCCAAACTTTTGGTAATGCCAATGTTATGTTCAGTTTTGCTCGTCGATGTCGATTGCAGAATAAAGTGTTTTATCGTTTGGATTGTAAACCTTCTCAAAGGGAACCAAAAGATTATCCAGTTGATTCGTACTAATATTACTTCTTTGGTCTACCACAAATTCAGTAATGTCTTCAATTTGTTGAATGGAACCTTTTCCGAAGATTTCCAAGTCTTTCCCTTTAATCCTAGTTGAATGGCTCTCCTGGCAAGCTTTTCTCCGTAAGGATTGTGATCTGGATCCCATTGTAGTCTAACCTCTTTGGAATCTAATTCATTTCGCCAAGTTTGAAAACTCGCATATTTCCCTTCTTGATAAGACGAAAAAACTGCTTGTGATAATATCGCTTCAAAATCTGCTTTTTTCAGCCAAAGGGCAAGGACTCTTTCCTGGTTTTCTTTTGATGCCCAGCCGCAGCGAAACATCATCCATAAAAAATTGGGTTTTATCCAAGACATTCGACTATAACTAAAATGAGCTCGTCCGAAATATTGATTTTCTACAGCAAAATCCGCTATTTGATTATTATACGTTGATACACTACAATTGATTCCTCAGCTTGATAAGCTAAAATATGCTGACCATTTTTAGGAAGTTCATTTTCAAGAGTGTGGTATTAGCCTGTTTCTATTTTCATTTGAAAGTTAGAGTACGTTTAAAATTGCCCATAACGGAAAAGTGTTGGCGATGTGGCGGTATTCAGTTTTCCGTCTGCCAAGTGCCGCTGCTGATTAAAGGTACAAAAGCTCATTGTTTCTTGTGTTGCTAAATGGTGGTGAATATAACAGCTTACGTTGAAGCATTTGTGAAGGCATGGCAATAGCGTTTGGTCAGCCGGTACAAATGCTTAATTTAAAAACTGGTGTTGAAGATAATTACAAATGTTTAATAGTGGAATGTCGGCGTGAACAAAAGATGATAAGAATTACTGCTGGACAAGTTTGCTGGTCAAGCCATGCTTTTACAAATGCATTTGTTGTAAGCCGTTTTTTGTCGCAAGTACACGGTCAAAATCTTCTTTACCAAACCAGTTTTCAATTCCTTCTTCAAGATTTGAAAGTCCCCAGCTAGCAAACTGTTTGGCTTTATAAAGATTTTTGATTTCAAAAATTATTGTCATAGCCCACGCAAATCTCATACCTGTTGTTGCAATAGTAACACCAGTTCTTTTTGTCCAGTTTTTATGAAAGTTTTCCATTTCGCTTACGTCAAATTCGTCAAGGATATTTGGCTTCTGCTTAAACAAGTCTATCACTGGAAATGCTTTTTCTTTTATTGACGTTATGATTTTAGTTAGTGTTTCCAAATTTGCGCTTTCTTCATCGGCATAGTCCCACCATTCACCTCTTGCATAATCTGTCAAGCCCATTTTAAATTCATATTGATAAACTTTCAGTTTAGAGAGATCTCGTTTACCGTCATAATCTTTGTCAATTTGTTTTGGATGTATAGCAAAGCCTGCTGAACAACTGCCACCCCATCTACTTGGGTCAATTGTAACTGCAATTAAATAATCTTCTGTTTCTTGAAAATATTCAAAACCTGTCCCTTTAAAATTGTAACGCCGCATTTCGTGTCCAAAAGGTTTTGCTATTTGTTTTTTAAAGTTGGCTGTAGTTATCATGAAGTGTCAAATAAAATGGCTTACAACACAAATATAAAAGTAATACTGCAACATTTTAAAAAATCATATATCATTGAATTTCATCACTGTTGATCCGCCGTTTTGATATTATAGTGTTACTATAATCCACTGTTTATTTTTTTCTCTTCATTATTAAACAAGTACCGATAAATGGTAATACCAACTGATGCGCCGGGAGGCCGGATAAAGCACATCGCTACAGTCGCCATAAGAACGGAACGCACAAGTGAGTGACACAACAGGCGATGCCACAACGTTCTGCTGCCGGTACACATACATCTGCTCTCCTATTCATTAAACCGTATGCATATTATTTGTTGTATAAGCAATAGATTTGACGCCAATAAATACAGACGGGAATGATACGTACAATGCTTACACTGGTCTTTGCCTGCTTATTGCTGATTGCCGCACAGGCACAGCAAACCCTTATAATACCTGGCTTTACGGGCTATGCCACACCGGCTGAAAACGATGAGGCCACAGCAATGTTCGTTGCGCCAAAAGGACTGGTGAACTGGACAAATACCCGCCAGCACATCAGTTACATGGGCATCATGCAGCAAGCGGGTGAGGCAGCACTGTGGCTGCACGTACAGAGCGATAGTGGCGCCGAACTAATCATTACTGCAGCGGGCAAAAAATTTTTGCTTACCGTACCTGCCGGTAAACTGTACAAACGCCTGTACATTGGCAGTATTACAACCGCTGATAGCGGCGCACTTGCTGTAGAGCTTACCTGCAACCGAAAAACGGGTAAAACGATCGCTGCCATACAATCGCTTGAAATGAAAACGGCGCATAGCAACCAGGTTTTTTTCAACATAAAAGAAAGGCGCAACGCGGCATCTGTACACCTGCTATATCCGCTGGCAGACACTGTAAAAGCCACGGCTTTTTACAACGAGCTGCGTGTACCTAAAGGCGCAGACGTTATACACAGCTATTACATGGCCTGTGGTTTTGCCAGGGGCTATTTTGGTATACAGGTAAACGCAGCCAAAGAGCGGCGCGTAATATTTTCTGTCTGGGATGCCGGTGACGAAGCGGCTGACCGCAACAAAGTGGCAGACAGTAACCGCGTACAACTCATTGCCAAAGGCAGCGGTGTTATTACCAACGATTTTGGTAATGAAGGCACCGGCGGCCACAGCCACTGGGTATACAACTGGCATGCAGACAGCACCTATAAATTTCTTGTAACAGCAGTGCCGGACAGTGCCACCAACACTACCACCTATGCGGCTTATTTTTATGCGGCTGACAGCGCAGCATGGAAGTTTATTGCTGCATTTCGTGCGCCAAAAGATGCGCAATATTTACGACACCTGTATTCTTTTACCGAAAATTTCAGTGGTGTGAATGGCCAGTTATACCGCCGCGCTTATTTTGGTAACCAGTGGATACAGGATGAAGCAAGCGGCAACTGGCAGGAACTGACAAAAGCGACTTTCTCCTGCGATGTTACAGGCCGTGCAAAAGACCGGGCAGATTTTGGCGGCGGCGCTGCAGGCAACCAGTTTTATTTGTGGAATGGCGGTTTTAAAAACCCTGATGTAGAATATGGCGACACATTGCTGCGCACGGCCAACGGTGTGCGCACACCTGCAAATGTGTATCATCACCTGGACAGTGTAGCGCAGGCGGCAACAGATCAGCGGTTAATACTCCATGCCATTAAAGCCGGAAAGATAGATACCACAGGCGCTGTACATGGTGTTTATTATACCATACTACAGGAAGGCAACGGCAGACAGGTAGCGCTTTCCGATACTGTGAAAGTATTTTACAAAGGTAGCCTGCTAAGCACCGGCGAGGTGTTTGATTCCACCAAAGAAACACCCGTTGAATTTCCGCTAAACAGGCTCATCAAAGGCTGGCAATATGCTTTGCCAAAATGTAAAGTGGGTGGCAGCATACGGCTTGTCATTCCATCAGGTCTTGCATATAGCGTGCGAAATGTTGCTGCAAATATTCCGCCCAACAGTATCATGGTATTTGATATTGAAGTAGTGGATGCGCGACAGTAAGCCTTATTTTACGCGGTTGTATTTCTTCAGTAATTCTATTACCAGGTTGTGCGGTAAGGCGTAAGCTTTATTGCCGTTGATACCTTCCATTGTTTCCGCCGCAACCATTGCATTAATGATGGCTTCTTCCACTGCCTGTACGGTAGCATCAAAAAGCGGGTTGATCTGGTCGTTGGGTAATTGCTCTACCGCTGTAAATTGCTCCCGGTTAAAAGCTGTTGGGTTGGCCGTGGAAAAAGCGATAAATATATCACCGGAACCATTCTCACCTCTCCCGCCAACAATACCTACACCAAGCGGCACCCTTGCAGCTATTCGCTTTAACTGGTGTGGCAATAGCGGCGCATCCGTAGCCACTACCACTATAATAGAACCATCACCTTCCTGCCGGTAAGATGGAGCTGCTTTAAATTCATAGTTGAGTGTGTCCTTTAATTCTTTACCTGCAGGCACACCCGCAATGGTTAAATTCTTTTTACTGCCAAAGTTGGATTGTACCAAAACACCTATGGTGTATGTTGAGTCCTGTATTTTCACCACCCTTGAAGCCGTTCCTGTACCGCCTTTAAAACCAAGACACATCATCCCTGTACCGCCACCAACATTTCCTTCTTCTAAGTAACCGCTCTTAGCACTGTCCAGCGCTTCATATGCGTTGCTTTCTTTTACGTGAAAACCATAAATGTCATTCAGAAATCCATCATAAGTTTCAGCCACAACGGGGTAAGTGTACCAAAAGTCTTCTTTGTACCAGCCTGTTCTTACAAACCATTTTAGTACTGCATCTCTTACTACGCCAACACTGTTGGTATTGGTGATCATGATTGGCGTTTCCAGAAAACCGGATTCTGTTATCCAGGTGGTACCGGTCATTTCTCCATTGCCATTCAATGAATACCAGTTTGCATAAACAGGATTATTATTGCGGCCACGTGGCAAGATTGCCGTAACGCCTGTTCTTACAGGCCCCTGCTCTCTTACATTTTTACCGGAGCCGCGGATGATGGTGCTGTAGCCAACTTCCACACCTTTTACATCTGTTATGGCATTGTATTTACCGGGAGTTCCATTGAATGGTATGCCGATATCTCTTGCTCTTGGTTTTTGTGCCTGTACCTGGCAAAACAACAACAGTAGAATATTTACTAACAAGTATTTCATTTTATTATACGCTTTAGAATGTTGAGAAAGATGCTCCGAAGGTGCGTAAAAATTGGTAGTGTATGTATTAATAGCAATTTTTCATGAATAGAATACTTAAGTCGGGTGAAGTGGAAACAAAAAAATACCGCCTTTCGGCGGTATGCTGTAGTCTTTCTTAAATGATTTAAAGTTTTATAAATTTTTTGGTATACTGCTCTTTGCCGGCCGTTACCTGGATAAAATAAGTACCTGCTTTCAAATGATTGACCGGTAAGTTAATAACCGGTTTTGCTGCTGTTGTTTGTTGTTGCAACACTTTACCAGTGTTGTCCAGCAAACGCCAGATAATATTACCTGTACCAAAACCATGATCAATATTTACTACATCTTTTGCAGGGTTAGGATAAATTCTTACCGGCTTACCTATAGGAGT encodes the following:
- a CDS encoding aldo/keto reductase, whose amino-acid sequence is MEKRILGAGGLEVSALGLGCMGLSFGYGPATEKKEAIKLLRAAYDKGITFFDTAEAYGPYDNEMLLGEAFAGNRDKVVIATKFGFKNGKTTEGLDSRPENIRAVAEASLKRLQTDYIDLFYQHRTDPNVPIEDVAGTVQDLIKEGKVKHFGMSEAGAATIRKAHAVQPVAALQSEYSMFYREPEKEIIPLLEELGIGFVPFSPLGKGFLTGAIDANTQFDKNDFRNIVPRFTEENRKANQSLVNLLKQIAAALQATPAQIALAWLLAQKPWIVPIPGTTKMHRLEENIGAASLQPGSSDLANINSALEEIKIVGERYPAHLAAITGK
- a CDS encoding ankyrin repeat domain-containing protein, with the translated sequence MDYLQKIFTDFELHAADGIRECFKNGVDPDTVVNGKPLIYGLVNMYSRGPLFKRCIQVFIDFDVQVEDKVLLAVLSDNADLLDTLLTADKRALTKRYSFDCVFTPLYEVSLLHICAEYNHLACANVLLRHGADINEKAGLDEHGFGGQTPVFHTVNQDANKSIDMLKWLLALNADLSVEVKGLTWGKGYDWETFIPGVNPLSYAMMGLLRQFQRTEKQIYEIVSLLLIARYGIDYSPANVPNRYLHS
- a CDS encoding DUF4291 family protein, translated to MNCSVSTYNNQIADFAVENQYFGRAHFSYSRMSWIKPNFLWMMFRCGWASKENQERVLALWLKKADFEAILSQAVFSSYQEGKYASFQTWRNELDSKEVRLQWDPDHNPYGEKLARRAIQLGLKGKTWKSSEKVPFNKLKTLLNLW
- a CDS encoding DUF4304 domain-containing protein, whose product is MITTANFKKQIAKPFGHEMRRYNFKGTGFEYFQETEDYLIAVTIDPSRWGGSCSAGFAIHPKQIDKDYDGKRDLSKLKVYQYEFKMGLTDYARGEWWDYADEESANLETLTKIITSIKEKAFPVIDLFKQKPNILDEFDVSEMENFHKNWTKRTGVTIATTGMRFAWAMTIIFEIKNLYKAKQFASWGLSNLEEGIENWFGKEDFDRVLATKNGLQQMHL
- a CDS encoding DUF3472 domain-containing protein gives rise to the protein MIRTMLTLVFACLLLIAAQAQQTLIIPGFTGYATPAENDEATAMFVAPKGLVNWTNTRQHISYMGIMQQAGEAALWLHVQSDSGAELIITAAGKKFLLTVPAGKLYKRLYIGSITTADSGALAVELTCNRKTGKTIAAIQSLEMKTAHSNQVFFNIKERRNAASVHLLYPLADTVKATAFYNELRVPKGADVIHSYYMACGFARGYFGIQVNAAKERRVIFSVWDAGDEAADRNKVADSNRVQLIAKGSGVITNDFGNEGTGGHSHWVYNWHADSTYKFLVTAVPDSATNTTTYAAYFYAADSAAWKFIAAFRAPKDAQYLRHLYSFTENFSGVNGQLYRRAYFGNQWIQDEASGNWQELTKATFSCDVTGRAKDRADFGGGAAGNQFYLWNGGFKNPDVEYGDTLLRTANGVRTPANVYHHLDSVAQAATDQRLILHAIKAGKIDTTGAVHGVYYTILQEGNGRQVALSDTVKVFYKGSLLSTGEVFDSTKETPVEFPLNRLIKGWQYALPKCKVGGSIRLVIPSGLAYSVRNVAANIPPNSIMVFDIEVVDARQ
- a CDS encoding P1 family peptidase, whose translation is MKYLLVNILLLLFCQVQAQKPRARDIGIPFNGTPGKYNAITDVKGVEVGYSTIIRGSGKNVREQGPVRTGVTAILPRGRNNNPVYANWYSLNGNGEMTGTTWITESGFLETPIMITNTNSVGVVRDAVLKWFVRTGWYKEDFWYTYPVVAETYDGFLNDIYGFHVKESNAYEALDSAKSGYLEEGNVGGGTGMMCLGFKGGTGTASRVVKIQDSTYTIGVLVQSNFGSKKNLTIAGVPAGKELKDTLNYEFKAAPSYRQEGDGSIIVVVATDAPLLPHQLKRIAARVPLGVGIVGGRGENGSGDIFIAFSTANPTAFNREQFTAVEQLPNDQINPLFDATVQAVEEAIINAMVAAETMEGINGNKAYALPHNLVIELLKKYNRVK